From one Rosa rugosa chromosome 4, drRosRugo1.1, whole genome shotgun sequence genomic stretch:
- the LOC133745705 gene encoding uncharacterized protein LOC133745705 yields the protein MDGGYSKINIIHCQNSRSMDFSDLGSKTQSESNLEIKDKLDYTSSNKQEDDEMQHQERKFGNGNGSHVVLKRNCSVSSSSSGFQTAVKGVISSMRRSSSTVSERYSRIHDQSVTCVDHHDGEEEGDWGTTTRSNRKRHNGGKILKACEVYKRTFLNSSPTQVQQNRVGIGHYDNPKQKARSNRKKKIRSYQSSEMN from the exons ATGGATGGGGGATATTCCAAGATCAATATCATTCACTGCCAAAACTCAAGATCCATGGATTTTTCAGATCTTGGATCCAAAACACAGTCAGAAAGCAATCTAGAGATCAAGGACAAGCTCGACTACACCAGTTCCAACAAACAAGAAGACGATGAGATGCAGCATCAAGAGAGGAAGTTTGGTAATGGTAATGGTAGTCATGTGGTATTGAAAAGGAACTGCTCAgtctcttcttcgtcttctggGTTTCAAACTGCAGTGAAAGGAGTAATATCGTCAATGAGAAGATCTTCCTCTACAGTTTCAGAAAGGTATTCCAGGATTCATGACCAGTCTGTAACATGCGTTGACCATCATGATGGGGAAGAAGAAGGTGATTGGGGGACAACAACAAGATCTAATAGGAAGAGGCATAATGGAGGCAAGATCCTTAAAGCCT GTGAAGTATACAAAAGGACGTTCTTAAATTCCTCACCAACACAAGTACAGCAGAATAGGGTAGGAATCGGTCATTATGACAACCCCAAACAGAAGGCAAGAtccaacagaaaaaaaaaaatccgtaGCTATCAAAGCTCTGAAATGAACTGA
- the LOC133745703 gene encoding autophagy protein 5, with amino-acid sequence MDMEAQRFLWEGAIPLQIHLHESEVTTLPSPPPALILAPRLGYLPLLASHLKPYFSTALPPGVDTIWFDYKGLPLKWYIPTGVLFDLLCAEPERPWNLTVHFRGYPGNILIPCEGEDSIKWNFINSLKEAAYIINGNCKNVMNMSQPDQVELWRSVLNGNLEAYRRVSSKLKLEAVGEMNSSSPRSRSSMGEVDVSGQAKPGRVPVRLYVWNVSEDFDDLEDAPPIDSWDKVSYINRPVEIQEGRCFTLHDAVKSLLPDYFVVKSLGTAESLTVVGDDKQRVSSEDASDDKKAEEEVETSSDDHVKASYEHEEPEIKLVRIQGIEPKLEIPFSWVANNLMHPEYFLHISLYLKVPQVNNTMS; translated from the exons atggaCATGGAAGCACAGAGGTTTTTATGGGAAGGAGCAATTCCTTTGCAGATTCATCTCCACGAATCCGAAGTCACGACTCTTCCTTCTCCCCCGCCCGCCCTG ATCTTAGCTCCTCGGCTAGGGTACCTACCGTTGTTGGCCTCGCATCTAAAGCCTTACTTCAGCACCGCACTTCCTCCTGGTGTTGACACTATTTGGTTCGACTACAAAGGCTTGCCCTTGAAATG GTATATACCAACAGGAGTTCTTTTTGATCTTCTTTGTGCAGAACCAGAGAGACCTTGGAATTTAACG GTTCATTTTAGAGGATATCCAGGAAACATATTGATCCCTTGTGAAGGTGAAGATAGCATAAAGTGGAACTTTATTAACTCATTGAAAGAG GCAGCATATATAATCAATGGAAACTGCAAGAATGTGATGAACATGTCTCAACCTGATCAGGTGGAGCTCTGGCGCTCTGTCTTAAATG GTAATTTGGAAGCCTACCGACGGGTATCTTCTAAACTTAAGCTTGAAGCCGTTGGGGAAATGAACTCGAGCTCGCCAAGATCCCGATCAAGTATGGGTGAAGTTGATGTTTCTGGGCAGGCGAAGCCAG GCCGAGTTCCAGTTCGGTTATATGTTTGGAATGTCAGTGAGGACTTTGATGACTTAGAAGATGCACCACCGATTGATAGTTGGGACAAAGTTTCTTACATAAACCGGCCTGTCGAGATACAAGAAG GTAGATGCTTCACTTTACATGATGCAGTGAAGAGCCTTCTGCCAGACTATTTTGTGGTCAAATCCTTGGGCACTGCTGAGTCACTGACAGTAGTTGGTGATGACAAGCAAAGAGTTTCATCCGAAGATGCAAGCGATGATAAAAAAGCCGAAGAGGAAGTAGAAACTTCATCTGATGACCATGTAAAGGCTAGTTACGAACATGAAGAGCCCGAAATCAAGCTGGTTCGTATACAAGGTATTGAACCAAAACTGGAGATACCATTTTCTTGGGTGGCAAACAACTTAATGCACCCCGAGTACTTTCTTCATATCTCTCTATATTTGAAAGTACCACAAGTCAATAATACTATGTCATAG